The following proteins come from a genomic window of Nostoc sp. ATCC 53789:
- a CDS encoding aminopeptidase P N-terminal domain-containing protein — protein sequence MQAEYRQRREQLMAKIGDGTAIFRSAPMAVMHNDVEYVYRQDSDFFYLTGFNEPQAVAVLAPHHSEHRFVLFVQPKDREKEVWTGYLCGVDAAKEIYGADEAYPISELDEKLPQYLEKASRLYYHLGRDRTFNDQILRHYQSLLRTYPKRGTGPIAIEDTGPVLNSMRLIKSEAELGLMRQAVAIATEAHNYAQEITAPGRYEYEIQAEMERIFRVRGGMGPAYPSIVASGVNACVLHYIENNRQMQDGELLLIDAGCAYGYYNSDITRTFPVGGKFTPEQKTLYEIVLEAQKQAIAQVKPGNPFKLVHDTAVRVITEGLVELGILKGEIDKLIEEEKYKPYYMHRTSHWLGLDVHDVGVYQHGEDKPQILQPGQILTVEPGLYIVPDTKLAEDQPETAPRWIGIGIRIEDDVLVTPDGHEVLTAGVPKAVDELER from the coding sequence ATGCAAGCAGAATATCGGCAGCGTCGTGAGCAGTTAATGGCAAAAATTGGTGATGGCACAGCCATTTTTCGCAGTGCGCCAATGGCAGTGATGCACAACGATGTCGAGTATGTTTATCGCCAAGACAGTGATTTCTTCTACCTAACTGGTTTTAACGAACCACAGGCAGTAGCAGTGTTAGCGCCACATCATTCAGAACATCGGTTTGTGCTGTTTGTCCAACCGAAGGATCGCGAAAAGGAAGTATGGACTGGTTATCTTTGTGGGGTAGATGCAGCCAAGGAAATTTATGGTGCTGATGAAGCATACCCCATTAGCGAGTTAGATGAAAAGTTGCCGCAGTATTTGGAAAAAGCCAGCCGCCTTTACTATCACTTAGGACGCGATCGCACTTTTAATGACCAAATCCTGAGACATTACCAAAGTTTACTGCGGACTTATCCTAAACGCGGTACTGGCCCGATCGCCATTGAAGATACTGGCCCTGTTCTCAACAGCATGAGACTAATTAAAAGTGAAGCTGAGTTGGGGTTAATGCGTCAAGCGGTTGCGATCGCCACTGAAGCACACAATTACGCCCAAGAAATCACCGCACCTGGACGTTATGAGTACGAAATTCAGGCGGAGATGGAACGCATCTTTCGAGTCCGGGGTGGAATGGGGCCAGCTTATCCTTCGATTGTGGCTTCCGGTGTGAATGCTTGCGTACTCCACTACATTGAAAATAATCGTCAAATGCAGGATGGAGAATTACTGCTAATTGATGCCGGTTGTGCTTACGGTTATTACAACTCGGATATTACCCGGACATTTCCTGTGGGGGGTAAATTTACGCCTGAACAAAAAACGCTGTATGAGATTGTTTTGGAGGCGCAAAAACAAGCGATCGCTCAAGTGAAACCAGGTAATCCCTTCAAATTAGTTCACGATACAGCAGTGCGCGTTATCACAGAAGGTTTAGTTGAACTTGGCATTCTCAAAGGTGAAATTGATAAGTTAATTGAAGAAGAGAAATATAAGCCATATTATATGCACCGCACCAGTCATTGGTTAGGTTTGGATGTTCATGATGTGGGAGTTTACCAGCACGGTGAAGACAAACCGCAGATTTTGCAACCAGGTCAAATTTTGACAGTGGAACCGGGACTATATATTGTGCCTGACACCAAACTAGCAGAAGACCAACCAGAGACTGCTCCTCGATGGATTGGCATTGGTATTCGGATTGAGGATGATGTGTTAGTTACACCTGATGGACATGAGGTGTTAACTGCGGGAGTTCCCAAGGCAGTGGATGAACTGGAACGATAA
- a CDS encoding ADP-ribosylglycohydrolase family protein: MPTTKDPRLVCAQNSLEGLSVGDAFGERFFLHPDVAESLIVARAIPASPWYYTDDTQMALSIVSILQKYGEINQDYLAESFAKQYDSERGYGPAMHRLLMQIRNGESWQELASSLFNGQGSYGNGAAMRVAPIGAFFAEDLDLVVKQAQASAEITHTHREAIAGAIAVAVAIAAAWAWRLKDSLPSKEDFLNLVLPYVPESEVSAKIHQAVNLPENTSVQSATAILGNGTHVSAQDTVPFALWCAAQHLDNYEEALWLTVSGLGDRDTTCAIAGGIVAVSTGVEGIPTAWLQAREPLPNHEQETITLFRPTGPKELALIKESGDREFPPRLPEQPIFYPVLNEEYAAQIARNWNATSTDTGYIGYVTRFQVRAEFLSRYSVKTVGGSIHQEYWIPAEDLPEFNCNIVGLIEVISEFRQSKN, from the coding sequence GTGCCAACAACAAAAGATCCTCGACTCGTTTGCGCTCAAAATTCCCTTGAAGGTCTATCGGTGGGTGATGCTTTTGGAGAGCGATTTTTTCTCCATCCAGATGTGGCAGAAAGTTTGATTGTCGCCCGTGCTATCCCTGCATCACCTTGGTACTACACTGACGATACCCAGATGGCGCTCTCGATTGTATCTATTCTCCAAAAATACGGGGAAATTAACCAAGATTATCTGGCAGAAAGCTTTGCCAAACAATACGACAGCGAACGGGGTTATGGTCCAGCAATGCACAGGCTATTAATGCAAATACGCAATGGCGAATCTTGGCAGGAATTGGCAAGTAGTCTGTTTAACGGACAAGGTTCTTATGGAAATGGAGCAGCGATGCGCGTTGCACCAATAGGGGCGTTCTTTGCCGAAGATTTGGATTTAGTTGTCAAGCAAGCACAAGCCAGCGCTGAAATCACTCATACTCATCGAGAAGCGATCGCAGGTGCTATTGCTGTTGCTGTAGCAATTGCTGCTGCTTGGGCGTGGAGACTCAAAGATTCTTTACCCAGCAAAGAAGATTTTCTCAACCTTGTCTTACCTTATGTTCCAGAAAGTGAGGTAAGTGCAAAAATTCATCAGGCTGTGAATTTGCCGGAAAACACATCAGTGCAATCAGCAACGGCAATCTTAGGAAATGGAACTCATGTCTCAGCACAAGATACAGTCCCCTTTGCTCTGTGGTGTGCTGCCCAACATCTTGACAACTACGAAGAAGCACTGTGGTTAACTGTAAGTGGCTTGGGAGATAGAGATACTACTTGTGCGATCGCGGGTGGTATTGTGGCGGTATCTACAGGTGTAGAAGGTATTCCCACGGCATGGCTGCAAGCACGAGAACCTTTGCCTAACCATGAGCAAGAAACAATCACACTCTTCCGTCCTACTGGGCCAAAAGAACTGGCTTTGATTAAAGAAAGTGGCGATCGCGAATTTCCTCCTCGACTACCTGAACAGCCTATTTTCTACCCGGTACTTAACGAAGAATACGCCGCACAAATTGCTCGTAACTGGAATGCCACAAGTACTGACACAGGATACATCGGCTATGTAACACGTTTTCAGGTGCGTGCAGAGTTTTTAAGTCGCTACTCCGTAAAAACTGTAGGCGGTTCTATACATCAGGAATATTGGATACCTGCGGAAGATTTACCTGAGTTTAACTGTAATATCGTTGGTTTGATTGAAGTAATATCAGAATTTCGCCAGTCAAAAAATTGA
- the ftsH2 gene encoding ATP-dependent zinc metalloprotease FtsH2: protein MKFSWKVVVLWTLPALVIGFFFWQGAFAGAPTDMSKNAANTRMTYGRFLEYLDGDRVSSVDLYEGGRTAIIEARDPDIENRIQRWRVDLPVNAPELISKLKEKDISFDAHPMRNDGAIWGLLGNLVFPVLLITGLFFLFRRSSNLPGGPGQAMNFGKSKARFQMEAKTGVKFDDVAGIEEAKEELQEVVTFLKQPERFTAVGARIPKGVLLVGPPGTGKTLLAKAIAGEAGVPFFSISGSEFVEMFVGVGASRVRDLFKKAKDNAPCIIFIDEIDAVGRQRGAGIGGGNDEREQTLNQLLTEMDGFEGNTGIIIIAATNRPDVLDSALLRPGRFDRQVTVDAPDIKGRLEILEVHSRNKKLDSSVSLDAIARRTPGFTGADLANLLNEAAILTARRRKEAITLREIDDAVDRVVAGMEGTPLVDSKSKRLIAYHEIGHALVGTLLKDHDPVQKVTLIPRGQAQGLTWFTPNEEQGLISRSQLKARITGALGGRAAEEVIFGAAEVTTGAGGDLQQLSGMARQMVTRFGMSDLGPLSLESQQGEVFLGRDWTTRSEYSESIASRIDGQVRAIVEECYENAKKIVRDHRTVTDRLVDLLIEKETIDGEEFRQIVAEYAEVPEKQQYVPQL, encoded by the coding sequence ATGAAATTCTCTTGGAAAGTCGTAGTACTCTGGACATTGCCGGCTTTGGTAATTGGCTTTTTCTTCTGGCAAGGGGCCTTTGCAGGCGCTCCTACTGACATGAGTAAAAATGCAGCCAATACCCGCATGACTTATGGCCGCTTTCTAGAATACTTGGACGGCGATCGCGTCAGCAGTGTTGACCTCTACGAAGGCGGTAGGACAGCTATTATCGAAGCCCGCGATCCAGACATCGAAAATCGCATCCAAAGGTGGCGGGTGGATTTGCCTGTTAACGCTCCTGAGTTAATCAGCAAGCTCAAAGAAAAAGATATTAGTTTTGATGCTCACCCCATGCGGAATGATGGCGCAATCTGGGGATTGTTGGGCAATCTCGTATTTCCAGTTTTATTGATTACTGGGTTGTTCTTTTTGTTCCGGCGTTCTAGCAACCTTCCCGGCGGGCCAGGTCAAGCGATGAACTTCGGCAAATCTAAGGCGCGTTTCCAAATGGAGGCGAAAACCGGGGTTAAATTTGATGACGTAGCGGGTATTGAAGAAGCTAAGGAAGAACTACAAGAAGTCGTCACTTTCCTGAAACAGCCAGAAAGATTTACTGCTGTAGGCGCACGGATTCCCAAGGGAGTGCTGTTAGTTGGGCCTCCTGGAACTGGTAAAACTTTATTAGCAAAAGCGATCGCAGGCGAAGCAGGCGTACCTTTCTTCAGTATTTCCGGTTCGGAATTTGTAGAAATGTTCGTTGGTGTGGGTGCATCCCGTGTCCGCGATTTGTTCAAGAAAGCCAAAGACAACGCCCCTTGTATTATCTTCATCGATGAAATCGACGCAGTAGGACGGCAACGGGGCGCTGGTATCGGCGGCGGTAACGACGAGAGAGAGCAAACCCTCAACCAGTTGCTCACTGAAATGGACGGGTTTGAAGGTAACACAGGCATCATTATTATTGCTGCTACTAACCGTCCCGACGTACTAGACTCAGCTTTGTTACGTCCCGGTCGCTTTGACCGACAAGTAACAGTTGATGCACCCGATATTAAAGGGCGTTTGGAAATCTTGGAAGTCCATTCACGCAACAAGAAACTAGACTCTAGCGTATCTTTAGATGCGATCGCTCGCCGCACTCCTGGATTCACTGGTGCTGATTTAGCTAACTTACTCAACGAAGCGGCAATTTTGACCGCTAGAAGACGCAAAGAAGCTATCACCCTCCGCGAAATTGATGATGCGGTGGATCGGGTCGTCGCTGGGATGGAAGGTACTCCTTTGGTGGACAGCAAGAGCAAGCGCTTAATTGCATACCATGAAATTGGACACGCCTTAGTGGGAACTTTGTTAAAAGACCATGACCCAGTGCAGAAAGTTACCTTGATTCCAAGAGGACAAGCACAGGGTTTGACTTGGTTTACTCCCAACGAAGAACAAGGATTAATTTCTCGTTCTCAGTTGAAAGCCAGAATTACTGGTGCTTTGGGCGGTCGCGCTGCTGAGGAAGTAATTTTTGGGGCTGCCGAAGTTACCACTGGTGCTGGTGGAGACTTGCAGCAGTTATCGGGAATGGCACGGCAAATGGTGACTCGGTTCGGGATGTCCGATTTAGGGCCACTATCGTTGGAAAGCCAGCAGGGTGAAGTATTCTTGGGTCGTGACTGGACAACTCGATCTGAGTATTCCGAATCTATCGCCTCTCGCATTGATGGACAAGTGCGAGCGATCGTGGAAGAATGCTACGAAAACGCGAAGAAAATTGTCCGCGACCATCGCACTGTCACCGATCGCTTAGTCGACTTGCTCATCGAAAAAGAAACCATTGACGGCGAAGAATTCCGCCAGATTGTGGCTGAGTACGCTGAAGTACCTGAAAAACAGCAGTACGTACCGCAACTGTAA